One window of Bacteroidia bacterium genomic DNA carries:
- a CDS encoding enoyl-ACP reductase → MAYGLLKGKKGIIFGALDPSSIAWKVAEKAYSEGAEILLTNAPVAMRLGKIKELAEKCQTEVIPADATSLDDLKKLMEAAKQKFGKIDFMLHSIGMSPNIRKNKPYNDLDYDFYYKTLDISAISLHKMLHVAEKTEVLNRNASIVALTYIAAQRIFSKYSDMADAKALLESITRSYGYRLGVSLGVRVNTVSQSPTRTTAGSGIEGFEEMFQYADKMSPLGNATAEDCADFCVVLFSDLTRKITMQNIYHDGGFSKMGVSDAIIEEYIQKR, encoded by the coding sequence ATGGCATACGGACTATTAAAAGGTAAAAAAGGCATCATATTTGGTGCTTTGGACCCAAGCTCTATTGCGTGGAAAGTAGCTGAAAAAGCTTATTCCGAAGGCGCAGAAATTTTACTTACAAATGCTCCTGTGGCTATGCGCTTAGGTAAAATCAAAGAGCTAGCTGAAAAATGTCAAACCGAAGTTATACCCGCAGATGCAACAAGCTTAGATGACCTTAAAAAGCTTATGGAAGCAGCTAAGCAAAAGTTTGGTAAAATTGATTTTATGCTGCACTCTATTGGCATGTCTCCTAACATTCGCAAAAATAAACCCTATAATGATTTAGACTACGACTTTTATTACAAAACGCTCGATATTTCTGCTATTTCTTTGCATAAAATGCTGCATGTAGCAGAAAAAACAGAGGTACTCAATCGCAACGCTAGCATAGTAGCTTTGACTTACATTGCAGCGCAGCGCATTTTTTCTAAGTATTCCGACATGGCAGATGCCAAGGCCTTGTTAGAGTCTATTACTCGCAGTTATGGATATAGATTGGGGGTAAGTTTAGGGGTAAGGGTAAACACAGTGTCTCAATCTCCTACAAGAACTACGGCAGGCTCAGGTATAGAGGGTTTTGAGGAGATGTTTCAATATGCTGACAAAATGTCCCCATTAGGTAATGCTACTGCGGAGGACTGTGCCGATTTTTGTGTGGTTCTGTTCAGTGATTTGACACGTAAGATTACAATGCAAAACATTTATCATGATGGAGGTTTTAGCAAAATGGGGGTTAGTGATGCGATTATAGAGGAGTATATTCAAAAACGATAA